TGCCGCCCCGTACCGCGCTGACCGTCGTCGCGGTCGTGTTCGCGGCGGGGACGGCGGTCCAGGCCGTGCCCGGGCTGCCGCTCGGTGCCGCGTTCGGGCTGCTCGCCGTCCTCGGCGTCGTCGGGTCGCTGGGCGGCGGGGTGCGGTACGGGCTCCTCGGCGAGATCCTGCCGCGCGAGCGCTATCTGCTCGGCCGCTCGGTGATGAACATGGCCGTCGGCGTCTGCCAGATCGCCGGCTTCGCCACCGGAGGCGTGCTCCTCGCCGTGCTCTCCGCGCGCGGCACCCTGCTCGTCGGCGCCGCCCTCTACCTCCTCGGCGCCCTGCTCTACCGCGGCGGGCTCGCCGCCCGCCCGCCCCGCGCCGCCGGCCGGATCTCGGCTGCCGAGACCTGGCGGACCAACGCCCGGCTGCTCGCCGACCGGCACCGCCGTCTCCTCTACCTGGCCCTGTGGGTGCCCAACGGGCTGATCGTCGGCTGCGAGGCGCTCTTCGTGGCGTACGACCCCGGCCGCGCCGGCCTGCTCTTCGCCTGCGCCGCCGCCGGCATGCTCGCCGGCGACACGGTCCTGGGGCGGTTCGTGCCGGCGCGGCTGAGGGCGCGGCTCGCCGCGCCCCTCCAGGCCCTGCTGGCCGCCCCGTACCTGCTCTTCGCGCTGGGCACGGGACTGCCCGTGGTGGTGGCCGGCGCGGCCGTGGCGGTCTCCGCGGTCGGCTACGGCGCGAGCCTGCTCCACCAGGAGCGGCTGCTGGCGCTGGTCCCGGACGAGTCGAGCGGGCACGCGCTCGGCCTGCACGGTTCCGGGATGCTCGCCTGCCAGGGACTCGCCGCGGCCCTGGCGGGCGGTCTCGCGCAGCTCACCTCGCCGGCGACGGCGATGGCCCTTCTGGCGGTGGCCTCGCTCGCCGTCACCGCCGCCCTCACCGCGGGGCTGTCGAGCGCAGCACGACCGTCTCCTCGCACGGCCCGTCGGCGAACAGCTTGAGCGCCTCCATCTCGTCCTTGTCGACCGAGAGCCCCCAGCGCAGCTTCGTCCCCACCCACTCGCCGACGTAGCGGCAGTAGGCGGCGTTCCCGTCGGGCACCCACGCGGCCGGGTCCTGGCCGGCCTTCGCCTTCTGGCTGCGGGCGGTGACCGCGACCAGGGTCGCCGCGGCGCCCTGGTCGTTGGCGTACTTCGCCCGGCGGGCCGCCGTCCAGCCGGACGCCCCGGAGGCCCACGCCTCCTCCAGCGGGACGAGGTGGTCGACCCGGAGCAGCGCCGGGTCGGTGACGGTCTGGCCGTCGTAGTACGAGGTCCACCGGCCGCCGGTGAGCGCGCAGCCGGTGCCGGTCGTGGGCGCCTCGACGGCCTCGGCGAGCAGCACCTCGGCCCGGGTGTCGCAGGCGTCGTCGGCGTCGAGGCCCTTGTCCCAGTGGGGGAAGGCGGACTCCTTGTACCCGGTGGAGTCCTCGGTGGCCTCGGCCAGTTCGGCCAGCGCGTCCGGGAAGAGCTGGACGCCGGCGGGGGCGGCGGGCACGGCGGGGGAGGGGGCGGCGAGCGGGGACAGGACGAGGGCGAGCGGGGCGAGCCCGCGCATCAGGTTCTTGATCACGTACCGGTGGATAGCGCCGGAGCGGGGGCGCACGGGGCCGAATCGCGGTGCGCTCCGCCGAGCGGGCGCGGATGTTCACCGCAGAAACGATGCGCTGTGTCCCCGTACCGGGGCATGGAAAAGAGCGCGGAACCAGGGACCGTAAACCTGGTTCCGCGCTCTCGTCTGGTGACCGCCCGGCGGGGCGAGGCTGGCGCGACAGGACGTTCGCACCGCCGGGCGGAGTCGGCGGGCTCCCTCGCGGGGAGCGGGCGTTGGGACCGCGGCGGCTCCGGCGGACGCTTCGGCCGGTCCTTCCTTCAGGTCTGGAAGGGCGGCCTGGCGTCCTGGCCACCGCACTGGCTCGGAGCCACCGCGGTCCTCACGCTGTCCGGATCACCGGCCACCCCTCATCCGGGCCGGCGTTCCGGACGGCGTACGGCTCTGACCTCCCGTCAGGTGCCGTACGCGGTCCGGGGATCGAGAAGAACTAGTCCTCGCGCAGGGCGCGGACGGCCTCCTCGACGCGCTTGCCGTAGTCGGCGTCGGCGGCGGCGAAGTGGGCGATGTTCTTCTCGATGACGTCCTCGCGGGACACCTGGGAGAGACCGCCGGCGATGTTGGCGATCAGACGGGACTTCTCGTCCTCCGACATCAGGCGGTAGAGCTCGCCGGCCTGGAAGAAGTCGTCGTCCTTGGTGTGCTGCGGGGCCGCGTGAGTGCCGGTCCAGCCGTGGATGGCGAGCGGCGCGGAGAGCGGCGTGCCGGTCTGGGCCGGGCCCTGGTACGAGTTGGGCTCGTAGTTCTTGTCGTACCGCGAGCCGTTGCGGGTCGCCATGAGGCCGTCGCGGCCGTAGTTCTCGGCGACGGTCGCCTTGGGGGCGTTCACCGGGAGCTGGGTGTGGTTGACGCCGAGGCGGTAGCGGTGGGCGTCCGCGTAGGCGAAGAGGCGGCCCTGGAGCATCTTGTCCGGCGAGGGGCCGATGCCCGGGACGAAGTTGTTCGGGGAGAACGCGGCCTGCTCGACCTCGGCGAAGACGTTGTCCGGGTTGCGGTCGAGGACCATCCGGCCGACCCGCTGGAGCGGGTAGTCGGCGTGCGGCCACACCTTGGTGAGGTCGAACGGGTTGAAGCGGTAGTCGGCGGCCTCGGCGGCCGGCATGACCTGCACGTACAGGGTCCAGGACGGGTTCACGCCGCGCTCGATGGCCTGGAGCAGGTCCGTCTGGTGCGAGTTGGCGTCCTTGCCGACGAGCTCGGCGGCCTGCTCGGAGGAGAGCGAGCGGATGCCCTGGTTCGTCTTGAAGTGGTACTTGACGAAGAACGCCTCGCCCGCCTCGTTGGTCCACTGGTAGGTGTGCGAGCCGTAGCCGTTCATGTGACGGTACGAGGCCGGGATGCCGCGGTCGCCCATGAGCCAGGTGATCTGGTGGGTGGCCTCGGGGGCGTGCGCCCAGAAGTCCCAGACGTTGTCCGGCTCCTGCTTGCCCGTGAAGGGGTCGCGCTTCTGGGAGTGGATGAAGTCGGGGAACTTGATCGGGTCCTTGATGAAGAACACCGGGGTGTTGTTGCCGACGAGGTCGTAGTTGCCCTCCTCGGTGTAGAACTTCACCGCGAAGCCGCGCGGGTCGCGGACCGCGTCCGCGCCGCCGAGCGAGTCGGCCACGGTGGAGAAGCGGATGAACAGCTCCGTCTTCTTGCCCACCTGGGAGAGGAAGTCGGCCTTGGTGTACGCGGTGACGTCGTCGGTCACCTCGAAGTAGCCGTACGCGCCGGAGCCGCGGGCGTGCACCACGCGCTCCGGGATCCGCTCACGGTTGAAGCGCGCGAGCTTCTCCAGCAGGTGCTGGTCCTGGAGGAGGAGAGGGCCACCGACGCCGGCGGTGGCGGAGTTCTGGTTGTCGGCGACGGGGGCGCCGGACTCGGTCGTAAGCACGCGCTTCGACATGGTGGCCTTTCCGTACGGATGCTGCTGACTGCGGTGGAGCGTAAGTTCGCCTCGAACACAGCGTCAACAGTTTGTTGAAAATGAAGTGGGGTGTTCCGGTCGGCGGCGGCGCCTTGGGCGCGACAGGACAGGTGTCAGCACCGCCGCCGACCGGAAATCTGGGGCCCCGCCGAGGCGGGGCGTCGGCTCAGACCTGCGCGCCGGAGAGGCGCTCGACGGCGCGGAGCAGGGCCGAGTGGTCCAGGCCGCCGTCACCCTGCGCGCGCAGCGAGGCGACGAGCTGGGCGACCACGGCGCCGACCGGGAGGGCCGCGCCGACGTTGCGGGCGGCGTCGGTCACGATGCCCATGTCCTTGTGGTGCAGGTCGATCCGGAAGCCGGGCTTGAAGTCCCGGTTCAGGAAGTTGTCCTTCTTGCGGGTCAGCACCGTGGAGCCGGCCAGACCGCCGTTGAGGACGTCGAGGGCGGCGTTGAGGTCCACGCCGGACTTCTCCAGGAAGACCACGGCCTCGGCGCAGGCCTGGATGTTCACGGCGACGATGAGCTGGTTGGCCGCCTTGACCGTCTGGCCGGAGCCGTGCGGGCCGCAGAGGACGATGACCTTGCCGAGCGCCTCCAGGATCGGGAGGGCCTCGTCGAAGTCGGCCTGCTCGCCGCCGACCATGATGGAGAGCACGGCCTCGATGGCGCCGGCCTCGCCGCCGGAGACGGGGGCGTCGATGACGCGGATGCCCTTCTCCTTGGCGTTCTTCGCCAGGTCGACCGAGGTCTGCGGGGTGATCGACGACATGTCGACGATCAGCGCGCCCTGCTTGGCGTTCTCCAGGATGCCCTCGGGGCCGTAGGAGATCGCCTCGACCTGCGGGGAGGCGGGCACCATCGTGATGATCACGTCGGCGTCCTCGACGGCCTCGGCGATCGAGCCGGCCGCGGTGCCGCCGGCGGCGGCCAGGCGGTCCAGCTTGTCCTGCTCCAGGGTGAAGCCGGTGACCGAGTAGCCGGCCTTGATCAGGTTCTCGGACATGGGGGAGCCCATGATGCCGAGGCCGATCCACGCGATCTTGGGAAGGTTGCTGCTCATGGTGAGGGTGCCTCTCAGAACAAGGTCGTACGGGGAGGGGGCCTGCGTCAGCGGGCCGGGCGGGCCTCGGAGGCGAGCCACTCGAAGGACGCGGCGGCGTCGGCGGCCTTGTACTCCAGGCCCACGAAGCCGTCGTAACCGGCCTTCCTCAGCTCGTCGAGGAGCTGCTCCAGCGGCAGTTCGCCGGTGCCCGGGGCGCCGCGGCCCGGCATGTCCGCGATCTGGACGTGACCGGTCTTCGCCGCGTACCGCGCGATGACGTCGCTGACGTCCTCGCCGTTCATGGCCAGGTGGTAGATGTCGAGGAGGAACTTGGCGTTGCCGAGCCCGGTGGCCTCGTTCACCTTGTCCACGACCTCGATCGCGGAGGGGGCGCTCACCAGCGGGTAGAGCGGCGACTCCGGCTTGTTCAGGGTCTCGATCAGCAGGATCGCGCCGACGCGGTCGGCGGCGCGGGCGGCCAGGACCAGGTTCTCCAGGGCGAGGGCGTCCTGGACCTCCGGGTCGACGCCCTCCACGCGGTTGCCGTAGAGCGCGTTGAGCGCCTTGCAGCCGACCGAGGCGGCGAAGTCCGCGGCGATGTCGATGTTGGCCTTGAAGCGGTCGGACTCCTCGCCCGGGACCGAGACCGCGCCGCGGTCCGGGCCGGGGAGCTGTCCGGCGTAGAAGTTCAGGCCCACCAGCTGGGTGCCGGCGTCCTCCAGGGCTTTCCTGAGGGCGTCGAGCTCGCTCTGCTCGGGGGTGGCGGTGTCGATCCAGGGCCACCACAGCTCGACCGCGGTGAAGCCGGCCGCGGCGGCGGCCGCGGGGCGCTCCAGGAGCGGGAGTTCCGTGAAGAGGATCGACAGGTTCACATCGAAGCGCTGGTCCGAGTATCCCATGAGGGGCGGCGCTCCTTCCGTATTGCGGAAGTCGTTTTCTGTCTGACGGAAGGTTGCCGGGCGGGCGCCTGACTTGTCAAGAGGTCCCCGCAGGTCCGGGGCTCCCCAGCGGCTCGAACGGCCCGTAGCGTGGGGGCATGGTGCGTTTGAGAGTGGAGTTCACGACCGAGCCGTTCGACCTCGACGAGGCGCCGGCGCACGCGGTCGTGGCTCGTGAGGTCATCCAGTCGGCCGAACTGGACGCCGTCGACGTCGGCCCCTTCGGCAACACCGCGGAAGGCGGCGCCGACGCCGTGCTCACCGCCGTCGACGAGCTGCTGCGCAAGGCGCTCGGTGCCGGTGCCACCCGGGTCTCGCTCCAGGTCAACGTGATCGGTGAGGGCGGGGAGGACGCGAAGTGACCGAGCATCCCTTGGCGGCGGCGGTGAAGCCGCTGGTCGACGCGATGGGCGCGGAGCTGGTGGAGCCCGGCCAGGCGGCGGCGGACGACGTCGTCCTGTCCTGGGAGGGCGAGGACGTCCTCGCCGTGCGGCTGCCGCAGCTCTCCGACTCGCTGGACCACATCCTCGCGGCGATGGAGCGGCGGCACGGGATGCCGCTGTCGGAGCTCGACCGGAAGAGCAAGCAGGAGGTGGTCCGCGTCCTGGAGGCCCGTGGCGCCTTCTCGGTGCGGCACGGGGTGGAGACCGTGGCGGGGGCACTCGGTGTCAGCCGCTTCACCGTCTACAACTACCTGAACAGGGAAAACGCCTCCAAGAACGCGTAGTTGATCAAGAGCAGCCACCAGCCGCCGTCCACATGCCGGGACGGCGGCTTTTGTAACGCCGAGTTTTCAACAAAGTGTTGACGTGTTGTTGTCGAGGGCGTTAGCTATCCGCAGCCCGTCCGACGCACAGCGAAAAACAGCCACGGAGGCTTCCCGTGACTTCAGGTACGACACCGGGCCTCACCCGGTTCAACACCTCGGCGGACAGCGAGGCCCTCGCCGCGCTCCACGAGGTGTGCTCCAGCTCGGCGTGGGGGAGCAGGATTCTCGCCCAGCGCCCGTACACCACCGCCGAAGCCCTCTTCCTCGCGAGCGACGCCGCCATGGCCGAGCTCACCGCCGAGGACCTGGCCGAGGCGATGGAGGGCCACCCGCCGATCGGTCGTCCGAAGGAAGGGGATGCCACCTCCACCCGCGAGCAGAGCGGGATGGCCGGCGCCTCCGCCGAGCTCAAGGCCGAGATGCTCGAACTGAACCTGGCCTACCAGGAGAAGTTCGGCCACGTCTTCCTCATCTGCGCCACCGGCAGGACCGGCGAGCAGATGCGCGACGCGGTCAAGGACCGGATCGGCAACGCGCCCGAGCAGGAGCGCGAGATCGTCCGCGCCGAACTGGGCAAGATCAACCGCATCCGGCTCACCCGACTCGTAGAGGAAGAGAGCGCCGCATGAGCACCGACACCACGGCCTCGGTGTCCACCCACATCCTGGACACCAGCATCGGACGCCCCGCGGAGGGCGTGGCGATCACCCTCGCCGCCCGCGCCGGCTCCGACGCCGCCTGGGTCGCGCTCGGCGGCTCGGCCACCGACGCCGACGGACGGTGCAAGGACCTGCCGGCCCTGCCGGTCGGCACCACCCACGTACGCCTCGACTTCGAGACCGAGGCGTACTTCCTGAGCAAGCAGAACCAGCAAGCCGAGGCGCAGCAGGACGCCCCCGCGAATCGGGACAGCGGTCCGGCCGGTGCTTTCTTCCCGGAGGTGGCGATCACGTTCGCCGTCAAGCCGGGCGAGCACTACCACGTACCGCTGCTGCTCAACCCGTTCGGCTACTCCGTTTACCGAGGGAGCTAGCAGACATGCCCACGATTCTCGGCCAGAACCAGTACGGCAAAGCAGAGAACCGCGTCGTCAAGATCACGCGGGACGGCGCCACCCACCACATCAAGGACCTGAACGTCTCCGTCGCCCTCTCCGGCGACCTCGACGACGTCCACCTCACCGGCTCCAACGCCCACTGCCTCCCCACCGACACGACGAAGAACACCGTCTTCGCGTTCGCCAAGGAGTACGGCATCGAGTCCGCCGAGCAGTTCGGCATCCACCTCGCCCGCCACTTCGTGACGAGCCAGGAGCCGATCAAGCGGGCCCGGATCCGGATCGAGGAGTACGCCTGGGAGCGCATCGCCTCCTCCGACGCCAACTCCAAGTTCATCGGCGCCGACGAGGTCAACCACTCCTTCGCGCGCAAGGGCCAGGAGACCCGCGTCACCCAGATCACCTACGACGGCGAGAAGTGGGAGGTCATCTCCGGCCTCAAGGACCTCGTCGTCATGAACTCCACCAACTCGGAGTTCTGGGGCTACATCAAGGACCAGTACACCACCCTCCAGGAGGCGTACGACCGCATCCTGGCCACCCAGGTGTCCGGCCGCTGGCGGTTCAACTGGACCGACGACGAGCAGCGCATGCCCCACTGGGAGCGGTCCTACGAGCAGACCAGGAAGCACATGCTGGAAGCCTTCGCGGAGACGTACTCGTACTCCCTCCAGCAGACCCTGTACCAGATGGCCACGCGGATCATCAACCACCGCGCGGAGATCGACGAGGTGCGCTTCTCGCTCCCCAACAAGCACCACTTCCTGGTGGACCTGGAGCCCTTCGGGCTGAAGAACGACAACGAGGTCTACTACGCCGCGGACCGTATGTACGGCCTCATCGAGGCCACGGTCCTGCGTGACGGCGCCGAGGCGCTCATCCCGGTCGACATGACCAATCTCTGAGCGGCACCACATCTCTGAGCGGCACTGAGTGACCCGGTCCCCGCCCGCCCGCAGTCGGGCGGGGACCGGCACCAGACCGGAGGGAACCCAGCATGGCACTGCCCGCACCGGGGCCGGCGTCCGCCGAAGGCCCGTGTCCCACCCCGTCGTCCAGCACGGCCCCGTCCCAGGCCGTCTGCCATCCGGTCGACGAGAAACTCCCCGCCTCGCGGCTCGTCCCCGCGGCACTCCAGCACATCGCCGCCATGTACGCGGGCGTCGTCACCCCTCCGCTCATCATCGGCCAGGCCGTCGGCCTCGACGCGGCCGGGATGACCCGGCTCATCGCGGCGAGCCTGCTGATCGCCGGTCTCGCCACCATCCTGCAGACCCTCGGCGTGCGGAACCTGGCCGGCAACCGGCTCCCGTTCGTCAACGCGGCCTCCTCCGCGGGCATCGCCCCCATGCTGGCCATCGCCGAGACGAGCGCCCCCGGGCACCAGCTCCCCGCCATCTACGGCGCGGTCATGGTCGCCGGAGTCTTCTGCCTCGCCGTCGGCCCCTTCTTCGGCCGGCTGCTGCGCTTCTTCCCGCCGCTCGTCACCGGCGTCGTCATCACCCTGATCGGCGTCACCCTGATGCCGGTGCCCGTCAGCTGGGCCCAGGGCGGCGACAAGACCGCCGCCGACTTCGGCGCCATGAAGCACCTCGCGCTCGCCGGCTTCACCCTGGTCGTCGTCCTGCTCTTCCAGCGCTTCGGCCGCGGCTTCCTCAAGCAGATCGCCCTGCTCCTCGGCCTGTTCATCGGCACCCTCGCCGCGATCCCGTTCGGGATGGCCGACTTCACCGCCCTGCGCGAGGCGCCCGTCGCCGCGCTGCCCGCCCCCTTCGCCTTCGGCGCCCCCGAGTTCCAGCCCGCCGCGATCCTCTCCCTGTGCATCGTGATGCTGGTCCTGATGACCGAGTCCAGCGCCGGCATGCTCGCCCTCGGCGAGATCTGCGACCGGCCCAGCGACGGGAAGACCATCACCCGCGGGCTGCGCACCGACGGCATCGCCACCCTGCTCGGCCCCGTCTTCGGCGGCTTCCCGACCTCCGCCTTCGCGCAGAACGTCGGCGTCGTCTCGCTCACCCGGGTCCGCTCCCGCTACGTGGTCGCCGTCGCCGGCGGCGCCCTCCTGGTGCTCGGCGCCTTCCCGGTCCTCGGCGCGGTCGTCTCCCTGGTCCCGATGCCCGTCCTCGGCGGCGCCGGCATCGTCCTCTTCGGCTCCATCGCGGTCAGCGGCATCCGGACCCTCTCCGAGGCAGGACTCGACGACAGCTCCAACATCATCCTGGTGGCCGTCGCGCTCGGCGCGGGCATCATCCCGCTCGCCGCTCCCACCTTCTACGCCGGATTCCCCGCCTGGGCGCAGACCGTGCTCGGCTCCGGCATCAGCGCCGGCGCGCTCGTCGCCGTCCTGCTGAACCTCTTCTTCCACCATCTCGGCACCCGGAGCCGTCAGACGGCCCCGGCACTCAAATCCTCCTAGGGTCCTGCCGTGCCCACCCCACCCATGAGGAATGAAGGAAGCACCGCCATGGCAGCACCTTCGGCAGCCCAGCGCATCGTCATCGAGAACGCGGCGATCGCCACCGTCGACGCGCACGACACCGAGTACGCCTCCGGCCACCTCGTCGTCGCCGGCAACAGGATCGAGTCCCTCGGCGCCGGCAAGGCCCCCGAGAACCTGGAGAACGTGGTCCGGCGGATCGACGCCACCGGCCACCTGATCACCCCGGGCCTGGTCAACACCCACCACCACTTCTACCAGTGGATCACCCGGGGCCTGGCCACCGACCACAACCTCTTCGACTGGCTGGTCGCGCTCTACCCCACGTGGGCGCGGATCGACGAGCAGATGGTGCGCGTCGCCGCCCAGGGCTCGCTCGCCATGATGGCCCGCGGCGGCGTCACCACCGCCATGGACCACCACTACGTCTTCCCGCGGGGCTCCGGCGACCTCTCCGGCGCCATCATCGGCGCCGCCTCCGAGATGGGCGTGCGCTTCACCCTGGCCCGAGGCTCCATGGACCGCAGCGAGAAGGACGGCGGCCTGCCGCCGGACTTCGCCGTCGAGACCACCGAGGGCGCGCTCGCCGCGACCGAGGAGACCGTCAAGAAGCACCACGACGCCTCCTTCGACTCGATGACGCAGGTCGCCGTCGCCCCCTGCTCGCCCTTCTCCATCTCCACCGAGCTGCTCCGCGAGGGCGCCGCCCTCGGCCGCCGCCTCGGCGTGCGCATGCACACCCACGGCTCGGAGACCGTGGAGGAGGAGAAGTTCTGCCACGAGCTCTTCGGCATGGGCCCGACCGACTACTTCGAGTCGACCGGCTTCCTCGGCGAGGACGTGTGGATGGCGCACTGCGTCCACATGAACGACTCCGACATCGCCGCCTTCGCCCGCACGAAGACCGGTGTCGCCCACTGTCCGTCGTCCAACGCGCGCCTCGCCGCCGGCATCGCCCGCGTCCCCGACATGCTGAAGGCGGGCGTCCCGGTCGGCCTCGGCGTCGACGGCACCGCCTCCAACGAGTCCGGCGAGCTCCACACCGAGCTGCGCAACGCGCTCCTCATCAACCGCCTGGGCGCCCACCGCGAATCCGCGCTCAACGCCCGCCAGGCCCTCCGCCTCGGCACCTACGGCGGCGCGCAGGTCCTCGGCCGCGCCGACAACATCGGCTCCCTGGAGGCCGGCAAGCTCGCCGACTTCGTCCTCTGGAAGATCGACGGCCTCGGCCACTCGTCGATCGCCGACCCGGTCACCGCCATCGTCTTCGGCGCGGCGGCCCCGGTCACCGCGTCCTTCGTCAACGGCAAGCAGATCGTGGAGAACAACCGCCTGCTCACCGTCGACGAGGACACCATCGCGCGGGACGCGCGCACGGAGGCGCAGCGCCTGGCCCGCATCGCGGCCCAGGGCTGACGCTCCCCCCGGAGTCCGGTCGGGGGGGACGGCCCCCGACCGGTCGCCGCGGACCCGAGCGGGGTCCGCGGCAGCCCGACCGGGCGGCGCCGTACGCACCAGTCGTACGGCGCCCCCCGGGACGGCGACCCGTGCCCGCACCCCCACCGGGCGCCCCGTCACCGCGCCGCACCCCTTCCTCCGGCGCACCGCACCACCCCGCACCGAGCCGCACCTCCTGCACTTCGCACCGCATCGCACCACCTCCCTGACACCCGCGTCACCGCCGACGTGTACCCGACCGGAGGAACCGCCGTGGCCGACGAGCCCCAGGTTCGCAATGCACAAGACGCAGGCACCGCCCCGGAAGACCGGACCAAGCATCCGGTCGACGAGACCCTGCCCCCACTGAAGATGTTCACCAGCGGCCTCCAGCACGTGGCCGCCATGTACGCGGGCGTGGTGGCCCCGCCGCTGATCGTCGGAGCGGCCGTCGGCCTCTCCGGCACCGAACTCACCTTCCTCACCGGCGCCAGCCTCTTCACCGCCGGCCTCGCCACCTTCCTCCAGACCCTCGGCGTCTGGAAGATCGGCGCCAAGCTCCCGTTCGTCAACGGCGTCACCTTCGCCGGCGTGGCCCCGATGCTCGCCATCGTCGACACGACCGAGGACAAGGCCGACGCGCTGCCCGTCATCTTCGGCGCGATCATCGTCGCCGGTCTCCTCGGCTTCCTCGCCGCGCCCTGGTTCTCCCGGCTGGTGCGGTTCTTCCCGCCGGTCGTCACCGGCACCGTCATCACCCTGATCGGCGTCTCGCTGCTGCCGGTCGCCTTCGGCTGGGCCCAGGGGCCCAACCCCGCGGCGGAGGACTACGGTTCGGGCAGATTCCTCGGCCTGGCCGCCGTCACCCTCCTGATC
The Streptomyces roseofulvus genome window above contains:
- the uraD gene encoding 2-oxo-4-hydroxy-4-carboxy-5-ureidoimidazoline decarboxylase; translation: MTSGTTPGLTRFNTSADSEALAALHEVCSSSAWGSRILAQRPYTTAEALFLASDAAMAELTAEDLAEAMEGHPPIGRPKEGDATSTREQSGMAGASAELKAEMLELNLAYQEKFGHVFLICATGRTGEQMRDAVKDRIGNAPEQEREIVRAELGKINRIRLTRLVEEESAA
- a CDS encoding catalase, whose protein sequence is MSKRVLTTESGAPVADNQNSATAGVGGPLLLQDQHLLEKLARFNRERIPERVVHARGSGAYGYFEVTDDVTAYTKADFLSQVGKKTELFIRFSTVADSLGGADAVRDPRGFAVKFYTEEGNYDLVGNNTPVFFIKDPIKFPDFIHSQKRDPFTGKQEPDNVWDFWAHAPEATHQITWLMGDRGIPASYRHMNGYGSHTYQWTNEAGEAFFVKYHFKTNQGIRSLSSEQAAELVGKDANSHQTDLLQAIERGVNPSWTLYVQVMPAAEAADYRFNPFDLTKVWPHADYPLQRVGRMVLDRNPDNVFAEVEQAAFSPNNFVPGIGPSPDKMLQGRLFAYADAHRYRLGVNHTQLPVNAPKATVAENYGRDGLMATRNGSRYDKNYEPNSYQGPAQTGTPLSAPLAIHGWTGTHAAPQHTKDDDFFQAGELYRLMSEDEKSRLIANIAGGLSQVSREDVIEKNIAHFAAADADYGKRVEEAVRALRED
- a CDS encoding 2-hydroxy-3-oxopropionate reductase; this translates as MSSNLPKIAWIGLGIMGSPMSENLIKAGYSVTGFTLEQDKLDRLAAAGGTAAGSIAEAVEDADVIITMVPASPQVEAISYGPEGILENAKQGALIVDMSSITPQTSVDLAKNAKEKGIRVIDAPVSGGEAGAIEAVLSIMVGGEQADFDEALPILEALGKVIVLCGPHGSGQTVKAANQLIVAVNIQACAEAVVFLEKSGVDLNAALDVLNGGLAGSTVLTRKKDNFLNRDFKPGFRIDLHHKDMGIVTDAARNVGAALPVGAVVAQLVASLRAQGDGGLDHSALLRAVERLSGAQV
- a CDS encoding MFS transporter; amino-acid sequence: MSLSVSETPAQAGYRDLFRTPEFTPLFLAGSAQTAAQTVAGLGLATLVFRSTGSPLLSALAMFGPSLAQLLGATTLLSAADRLPPRTALTVVAVVFAAGTAVQAVPGLPLGAAFGLLAVLGVVGSLGGGVRYGLLGEILPRERYLLGRSVMNMAVGVCQIAGFATGGVLLAVLSARGTLLVGAALYLLGALLYRGGLAARPPRAAGRISAAETWRTNARLLADRHRRLLYLALWVPNGLIVGCEALFVAYDPGRAGLLFACAAAGMLAGDTVLGRFVPARLRARLAAPLQALLAAPYLLFALGTGLPVVVAGAAVAVSAVGYGASLLHQERLLALVPDESSGHALGLHGSGMLACQGLAAALAGGLAQLTSPATAMALLAVASLAVTAALTAGLSSAARPSPRTARRRTA
- the pucL gene encoding factor-independent urate hydroxylase; this encodes MPTILGQNQYGKAENRVVKITRDGATHHIKDLNVSVALSGDLDDVHLTGSNAHCLPTDTTKNTVFAFAKEYGIESAEQFGIHLARHFVTSQEPIKRARIRIEEYAWERIASSDANSKFIGADEVNHSFARKGQETRVTQITYDGEKWEVISGLKDLVVMNSTNSEFWGYIKDQYTTLQEAYDRILATQVSGRWRFNWTDDEQRMPHWERSYEQTRKHMLEAFAETYSYSLQQTLYQMATRIINHRAEIDEVRFSLPNKHHFLVDLEPFGLKNDNEVYYAADRMYGLIEATVLRDGAEALIPVDMTNL
- a CDS encoding HNH endonuclease, whose amino-acid sequence is MIKNLMRGLAPLALVLSPLAAPSPAVPAAPAGVQLFPDALAELAEATEDSTGYKESAFPHWDKGLDADDACDTRAEVLLAEAVEAPTTGTGCALTGGRWTSYYDGQTVTDPALLRVDHLVPLEEAWASGASGWTAARRAKYANDQGAAATLVAVTARSQKAKAGQDPAAWVPDGNAAYCRYVGEWVGTKLRWGLSVDKDEMEALKLFADGPCEETVVLRSTAPR
- a CDS encoding TIM barrel protein; amino-acid sequence: MGYSDQRFDVNLSILFTELPLLERPAAAAAAGFTAVELWWPWIDTATPEQSELDALRKALEDAGTQLVGLNFYAGQLPGPDRGAVSVPGEESDRFKANIDIAADFAASVGCKALNALYGNRVEGVDPEVQDALALENLVLAARAADRVGAILLIETLNKPESPLYPLVSAPSAIEVVDKVNEATGLGNAKFLLDIYHLAMNGEDVSDVIARYAAKTGHVQIADMPGRGAPGTGELPLEQLLDELRKAGYDGFVGLEYKAADAAASFEWLASEARPAR
- a CDS encoding nucleobase:cation symporter-2 family protein; translated protein: MALPAPGPASAEGPCPTPSSSTAPSQAVCHPVDEKLPASRLVPAALQHIAAMYAGVVTPPLIIGQAVGLDAAGMTRLIAASLLIAGLATILQTLGVRNLAGNRLPFVNAASSAGIAPMLAIAETSAPGHQLPAIYGAVMVAGVFCLAVGPFFGRLLRFFPPLVTGVVITLIGVTLMPVPVSWAQGGDKTAADFGAMKHLALAGFTLVVVLLFQRFGRGFLKQIALLLGLFIGTLAAIPFGMADFTALREAPVAALPAPFAFGAPEFQPAAILSLCIVMLVLMTESSAGMLALGEICDRPSDGKTITRGLRTDGIATLLGPVFGGFPTSAFAQNVGVVSLTRVRSRYVVAVAGGALLVLGAFPVLGAVVSLVPMPVLGGAGIVLFGSIAVSGIRTLSEAGLDDSSNIILVAVALGAGIIPLAAPTFYAGFPAWAQTVLGSGISAGALVAVLLNLFFHHLGTRSRQTAPALKSS
- a CDS encoding helix-turn-helix domain-containing protein codes for the protein MGAELVEPGQAAADDVVLSWEGEDVLAVRLPQLSDSLDHILAAMERRHGMPLSELDRKSKQEVVRVLEARGAFSVRHGVETVAGALGVSRFTVYNYLNRENASKNA
- the uraH gene encoding hydroxyisourate hydrolase — encoded protein: MSTDTTASVSTHILDTSIGRPAEGVAITLAARAGSDAAWVALGGSATDADGRCKDLPALPVGTTHVRLDFETEAYFLSKQNQQAEAQQDAPANRDSGPAGAFFPEVAITFAVKPGEHYHVPLLLNPFGYSVYRGS